In the Geobacter sp. FeAm09 genome, one interval contains:
- the cobU gene encoding bifunctional adenosylcobinamide kinase/adenosylcobinamide-phosphate guanylyltransferase — protein MTKTIFITGGARSGKSRFAEELAQRFGAPLGYLATAQTLDDEMAERVGKHRLRRGDAWQTIEEPLHLSRALATCDGTCNAILVDCLTLWLSNLLFHYEEQSDDAEARILEDVHRLTAALREMQTPVIVVSNEVGQGIVPENRLARRFRDIAGQANQILAAMADEVHVVISGIPLRLK, from the coding sequence GCGCGAAGCGGCAAGAGCCGTTTCGCCGAGGAGCTGGCCCAACGATTCGGTGCGCCGCTCGGCTACCTGGCCACGGCCCAGACCCTGGACGACGAGATGGCGGAACGGGTCGGGAAGCATCGCCTGCGCCGCGGCGACGCCTGGCAGACCATTGAGGAGCCCCTGCACCTGTCCCGGGCGCTGGCAACCTGCGACGGCACCTGCAATGCGATACTGGTGGACTGCCTCACCCTGTGGCTCTCCAACCTGCTTTTTCACTATGAAGAGCAGAGTGACGACGCCGAGGCGCGCATCCTGGAGGATGTGCACCGCCTGACGGCCGCCCTGCGGGAGATGCAGACCCCGGTGATTGTCGTATCCAACGAGGTCGGCCAGGGGATCGTGCCGGAAAACCGCCTGGCGCGCCGCTTCCGCGACATTGCCGGCCAGGCCAACCAGATTCTGGCGGCCATGGCGGACGAGGTCCACGTGGTCATCAGCGGCATACCGCTCAGGTTGAAATAG